The region TTTTTAGTTAAGTATATCGTTGTAAGTGAGAAATAAGAGCTTGAGTTTTATTGACTGTTACATCCCCTCTATATATTTGTATTAAAATCGCGTTCTATAGGATTCTGATGATTACCTTTCTTTCTATTTAAATATGTTTGTCCAGCTCCTCCTATTGTAATTCCTGTTCCTTCTAAATCACTTAAAAAAGTCTTATTAGCGTCTATGCTCATCGCCTTCTTTGTTTTCTCCTTAGAAGATTCTGTATAGGCGTCCACCTCATTTACATCCCAGATAACATTTACTTTTCGACTATTTAAGAATTCAAAAGAATATTGCTCCTCTGTGTCCCACGCTTTGACAACAAACCCTGGTAAGTTATTAAATTTGTATGGACCTACTTGCCCCTGTATATCTTGAGTAAACCACACCGTCCACTCCCTGCCTCCATAAGTAGTAGTTGCTTCTTGTACTGTGTAATTATTCCATTTTAATTTATCAGCTTTAATATCCCACTTAATTTCGGCTCTATCCTCCTTATAAAAGTTCATTAATCTCCCTATTTTATTATAGAATCTATTAATATTCTTATCTGTTATCACAAACCAACTAAACACAGGCCTATATGAGATTACCTTCTGCATAATCTCTTCTTTAGAAGTATTATCAGCTTTCGTTAATTGCCATCTAGTCTTTTCGTAAGAAGCATAATCCATAAACCTAGATTGATCTTCTTTTACATCTACTATAGCTGTTCCTTCTCTAACTACATTTTCTGATTTATCTACTAGCACCTTGCTTTCATAGTAATACCTCATTACCTCTACTTCTTCTACCTCTTGGGCGTAAGTAAGGTTGGCAATAATCAAAACAAAGAATATGTAATATTTTTTCATCTAAAGTAATTTAAGTTCAATCAAGAGTGAATAACAAATTTATCTATATAAAGCAAATCTACCTCTTATACTTCACTTCTCCTAAAGGTATAGGCATTGGGTTTTTAAGTACCCATTTGGATGCTAGTTCACACAAGTAATTAAGTTCCCTTGTTTCACCATTTCCATACTTGCGTATTCCTGCCACCATCGGTGTTACACTTGCTAAGTCGCGTTCACTAAGAGATACTTCTGTCGAAAGATAGGCTAAATAAGCATCTAGCATCTTCTTAAAGTTCGCATCCCAATTACCACCGCCATTCCTATATATCTCATCTCTCACCTTACCTGTGATACGGACAACTTCTCCTTGTACCGTCTTAGCACTCCCTTTAGACGGAACTAATAGCTCCCATAGTTCCTCATACTGCTCTTCCCAAACAGTTCCATTCACTTCTATTTTAGAAACTCCATCATGCATAATACGTCTTTTTACAGGCGTAACACTGTACAAGTTATACAAAGCACGTAATGCTATATCGGTCTCTTCTAAATAATCTGGATTAAAGTTTTCTCTATGAAACTCAAAATTTTCTCCTATACGCGTAACATCATCACGCATACTTAAGGTTATTTCTTTCGTATAAGGTAGTAATATCTTAGATACTTCTACTAACGCAGCCAAATCAACATTATTCGCTCTACGAAGTGCATAAGTCAAAGGTGTCTCTTTATAGGAGTTTAGCACATTTACTATTGCTCCTTTTTTTATTAAACTCTTCACCACTTTTGCATTAAATCCATTACCTGCGGCAAAATGCAAAGGTGAAGATCCGTAGGTATCTATACCATTAACATCAGCACCTAATTCTAAAAAGACATCTACTTGTTTTGTTCTTCTTAATCCTGCATGTATATGAAGAGCAGAACGTCCATACGTATCTACAGCTTCTATATCCGCTCCATTCTCCACTAACCATTTGACTAGCTCATTGGATATCCCATAAAAGCTAAGGGCCGTGGTCTTACCATAACCGCCTCTTGCGTCTATCTCACATATATCAAATACTGCCTTAAGTGCGGCGATATCGTTGCTATCTACTAACTCTTGGAAGTTCTTCGGTAGGGTTTTCTTTTTCTTTGCCATTTACAACTTTAATATTTCTTTTTTCAACTCGAATATACAAAGAATAATGCAATATAATTTACTCGATAAATAATATTTACCAAACTTAATTACTTATAACTAATTTTAATTCAAAGATCAACGCCTTTAACCCAGAATCAGCATTAGCCAAATACTACAAAGTAATTCTACTTCACACAAAAAAAGCAGCATCCGTTACAGATGCTGCTAGATATAAAAAAAATTTAAAACAAAATCTATTGAACTCTAATAGTGATCGGAAGTGTAAATTGAGAGCGAACAGGTTTATCATTATTCATCGCTGGCTTCCACTTAGACATCGTTTTTAATACACGAATAGCCTCTTTACTCACTCCATATCCAGGATCTCTCATCACTTTAATATCTGTCAGACTACCATCTTTCTCAACGATGAATGACATAATTACTTTTATTTCTCTTGTACCTGCATCCATATCAGGTGTTCTAAATTTAGAGACAAATTCGCTATTGAATTTCCCTATCGAACCATAAGGTTCTGCCTTATGAGATACACCAATATACACTTTAGTATCATTAACATCTGTACCTCCTGATACTTCAGGTTTAAATACATCTTCTGGTTTACTTGTTGTATTCTCTCCTGTAGGTATTTCTCCTAATTCATCTCCAATAATAGTCTCTGAACCTGGATTAGCATTAGCTAACTCCTCTACTGTCGCTACAGTCTCTGTAATATTCGCCGCATGATCAGCCTCAAGAGGAGTAAATCTAACTTCATCTACACTTGTTAATACAGTCTCTACTTTAGTTTCTGGTATCTCAACCTCTGGTTCATCTTTAGGAATAAATACTTCATCATCTAGAAGTGTAGGCTCTATAGGAATATCTATAACCACTACTCCTGGATCATTACTCGCAAATAGATTAGAGACAACCGATGGAACTACAAATACGGCACAGAACAAGAGTATTCCTGCCACTAATGAAATAATGGTGGTATATGAACTGTTTTGACGCAACTTATAAGCTCCATACGCTTTATTGCGATTCTCAAATACAATATCCAACCAGTCTTTTTTAAACAAATCGTTCTTTGCCATAATTTTATCATTTAAAAGTTAAACATTGGCTGTTGGATCTTCATCTACCAACAACTAAATCAATCTACAGCTCTTTTCATACTGTATTAAATAATTAATATTAAACCATATTACATTACAAATATATAAATTATAAACGATAATATTTCATAATTATTATTTCAAGTAAAAATATTTCTTAAAATTATGCTAATAAAAAACACATTAATCTATCCTATCTTTCAAAACTTCTAGGTTTTTGGGCAATTAAAATCTAATTACTTAGCCAAAAGTTGTACTAACATCGACACGTTTTTTTTAACCCAAAATAAGTGATAGACATATAAATGAAAAGGAATTATACAAAACAGGTCTGAATTAGTAATAAAAGCACACCATAGTATGGTTTTAGAGCTTATGAAAGAGCTATGAAGTAGAATGGCTTTGTAGTATTTGGCTAACGCTAATTCTGGGTTCAACTAAGGTGAAAAACGGAGTTATATATTTTAGTTATAATCCTAATATTAACAAGGGACTAAATCTATTTTAATTTATACGATGAATATTTTTGTTCCTTCTGAGGGACTATTTTGGGAAGATGACTGGAATCTGATTGGAACCTAGCAGAAACAAATAAAGCTATCTATGGGGTTAGGTAACTTATTAATATCATTTATTAATACTAAATAGTTATCACTAATCTAGTACCCGATGCAAGCTGTTTATTCCACGCTTCTTCAATACTCTCTAATGGGTGTGCCTCTGTCTGAATATGTAATTTGTGATTAGAGGCCAATAAGAACATCTCAGGTAAGATTACTTTATTAAACACAATTAGTTCTTCTGGAGATAAACTACCGAATCCTGATCCTAGTATCTCGATAGCAGAGCTTCTAAGTATCGAAGAAGAAAGAGAAATCTCTTTCCCTGCCATATCTCCTGCTGTAACGATCTTCGTAGTATGTGATATATGTGTGATAGAATCTCCTTTTAAAATTTCCATTATTAATGAAATCGGTTTGCCCCATAGGTAATCAATCACGATATCGATAGGTGTTTCACGGTGTATAACAGCTAATCGTTCTTTAATGCTGTCGTCAGTATCTTTTAGATTAATCAGATGAGTCGCCCCATAAGATCTTAATTCTTCTAATAGTCGCTCATTACGCCCTGTAACGATAATATTCTTAGCACCGTAATGCTTTGCTATTTGAACAGCGACATGTCCTGTGACTCCTGTTGCGCCGTTAAATAATACTGTTTGACCTGCAACAAGTTTGGCTCTAATCAAAAGAGGCATCGCTGATCCTAAAACAGCATTAGGCAAAGCCGCTGCTGTAACATAATCTAGTGTATGCGGTATAGGAGTATAATTATCACCTATGATCGCTTGCTCTGCTAGCATCCCTGTAATCCCGAAGCCATAGACACGTGTCCCGTCTGCTAGTTCTCCTACTCCATCTGTTCCCGCTACTGTAGGAAACTCTCTATAACTAGCATAGTGCTTACCACTTACGCGAGCTTTATCAAGGTTCTTAACCGCGGCAGCCTTGACATTAAGTAATTGTTGATTTTCTTTCAAATCAAATAATAAATCAATATCCCCGTATTTGGGCGTGCTTCCCGATTTATGTAATATAGCTGCTTTCATTATAGTGTGTTGTTATTAATGCCTAAAAGTAGCTATTTTTTTGTAAAGTTGTGATGTCGTTGGGGCGAATTGCAATTCGCCCGTACAGGCGTGATGATGAACAAATAACCTTTAATAATTTAATCTACTACTAAAAGCTCAGTTATCTAACAAAAAAACTTGCTAAACTATGTAGCAGATTTATTGTTAAGCTTCACTTTACTTGTTTAAAGTCGTATATTTGTTCCTTTGCCAAAAAATATGTCTAAAACAGAAGAAACAATAGAAGTATTAGGAGCTAGAGTACACAATCTAAAGAATATAGACGTGTCTATCCCACGAGAAAAACTAGTAGTTATCACTGGTCTATCTGGTTCGGGTAAATCTTCTCTTGCATTTGACACTATCTATGCTGAAGGCCAACGCCGTTATATAGAAACTTTTTCTGCTTATGCTAGACAATTTCTAGGAGGCCTAGAACGACCTGATGTGGATAAGATAGATGGTCTGTCTCCTGTAATTGCTATCGAACAGAAAACAACCAATAAAAGCCCACGATCTACAGTGGGTACAATTACTGAAATCTATGACTTTATGCGTCTGTTATTTGCTAGAGCTGGAGAAGCATATAGTTATAATACAGGTGAAAAGATGGTCAGTTACTCAGATGAACAAATCTTAGACCTAATCATCAGTGAGTATCAAGGTAAGCGAATCAATGTACTTGCACCTGTAGTACGCGCTCGCAAGGGGCACTATAGAGAGTTATTTGAACAGATAGCTAAACAAGGGTTCCTAAAAGTACGCGTAGATGGAGAGATACTTGATATCACTTCAGGTATGCGTGTGGATAGATACAAAACACATGATATAGAAACAGTTATAGACCGTGTCGCAATAGATGATACTGAGCAAACCAAACAACGCCTTACAGAGAGTATCAAGGTAGCGATGCACTATGGAGATGATATCATTATGGTATTAGAACACGAGGGTGAAGTAGCGCGCTTCTTTAGTCGTCATCTGATGTGTCCTACCACAGGTATCTCTTACTCTAAACCCGAGCCAAATAACTTCTCATTTAACTCTCCTAAAGGAGCGTGTCCATGCTGTAATGGTCTGGGTACGATAAATGAGATTAATATGCTTAAGATTATTCCTGACTCTGCTATCTCTATTAAAGCTGGAGGGTTAATTCCTCTAGGTACAGAGAAGAAATCATGGATGTTTAAACAACTAGAGATAATCGCTGAGAAATATAAGTTCTCTTTAAATGACCCTATCGATAAAATCCCTGCTGAGGCAATGAATATTATCCTTAATGGCGGTCAAGAGAGTTTCTCTGTTGTATCTAAAGTAGCTGGAATTACGAAGAACTATAAGATTGACTTTGAAGGTATTCTAAACTTTATCAAAAATCAGTTTGAAGAAAGTGAAAGTGCTACGATTAAAAGATGGGCTAAAGAATTTATGGATGAGATAGATTGTCCTGAATGTAATGGTACTCGTCTTAAGAAAGAAGCACTTTATTTCAAAATGGGAGATAAAAACATCGGTGAGTTAATTCAGATGGATGTTGAGTCGCTAATTACTTGGTTTAAGAAACTACCTTATCAACTTACAGAGAAGCAAGTAGCTATCGGTAGTGAAGTACTTAAGGAGATCACTACACGCCTATCGTTCTTACAAGATGTGGGACTTACCTACTTATCTCTAAATAGGAGTTCACGCACATTATCAGGAGGTGAAGCACAGCGTATTCGTTTAGCTACTCAGATAGGTTCACAATTAGTAGGTGTATTATATATCTTGGACGAGCCTAGTATCGGTCTTCACCAACGTGATAACGAACGTCTTATTAAGTCATTAGAATCTCTTAGAGATATCGGAAACTCTGTCTTAGTAGTAGAACATGACAAGGATATGATAGAGCGTGCTGATTATGTCATCGACATCGGACCTAAAGCAGGTAAAAACGGTGGTAAGATTATAAGTGAGGGTACTCCTGCAGAGCTGTTAAAAGAAGATACGCTTACGGCAAATTACCTTAATGGTAAATTAAAAATAGCAGTACCTAAGAAACGCAGAAAAGGAAATGGTAAAACCTTAAAGCTAGAAGGGGCAACAGGAAATAACCTAAAGAATGTGAGTATAGAAATACCACTTGGAACACTAACATGTGTAACAGGGGTATCAGGCTCAGGGAAGTCCACATTAATCAATGGAACACTCTATCCTATTCTTAATACACACTTCTTCCATGCAGTGGCAAAACCACAACCTTATAAGAAAATAAAGGGATTAGAACATATAGACAAAGTTATTGCGATAGATCAAAGTCCTATTGGGCGTACACCTAGATCTAATCCTGCGACATACACAGAGGTATTCTCAGATATTAGAAACCTATTTGCTCAACTGCCTGAAGCTGCAATACGTGGTTATAAACCTGGACGATTTAGCTTTAATGTGAAAGGTGGTCGATGCGATACATGTGAAGGTTCTGGAGTGCGTACGATAGAGATGGGATTCTTACCAGATGTATATGTAGAATGTGAAACCTGTCAAGGAAAGCGTTTTAATAGAGAGACATTAGAGATTCGCTATAAAGGCAAGTCTATTTCGGATGTACTAGATACAACCGTAGCAGAAGCAGTGGGATTTTTTGAGAATATTCCAAAAATATATCGTAAATTGAAAACTATTAATGAAGTCGGTTTAGGGTATATTACTTTAGGGCAACAAAGCACTACTTTATCAGGTGGAGAAGCTCAACGTATCAAATTAGCTAGTGAACTATCTAAGAAAGATACAGGTAATACATTCTATATATTGGATGAACCTACAACAGGTTTGCACTTTGAAGATATTCGCGTATTAATGGAAGTGATTAACAAATTAGTCGAGAAAGGAAATACCATATTAATCATCGAGCACAACTTAGATGTAATCAAGACAGCTGACTATATTATAGATGTTGGATATGAAGGTGGTAGCCAAGGTGGTGAGATAGTTGCCACAGGTACCCCTGAAGAAATATGTAAAAATAACAAGAGCTATACAGCTCACTTTTTAAAAGAGGAGTTAAAAAATTAAGATTATGAAAGACGCATTTGAAAGTGAAGAAGCAAAGATCCAAGAGAAGTTTAAACAAAGATCTTGGAATGAGATAAAAACAAATGATTCATGGGGAATCTTTAAAATCATGTCAGAATTCGTAAATGGATATGAGAAAATAGGTCGTATCGGACCTTGTGTATCTATCTTCGGTTCGGCTAGAACTAAAACAGATGACCCTTATTATAAATTAGCAGAAGAAATCGCGTTCAAAGTGAGTCAGGCAGGTTACGGTATTATTACTGGAGGCGGACCTGGTATCATGGAGGCTGGTAATAAAGGTGCTCACTTAGGAAAGGGAGTATCAGTGGGGTTAAATATTGAATTACCTTTCGAGCAACACTTTAATCCATATATCGACGCAGATAAAAACTTACAGTTCGATTACTTCTTCGTACGTAAAGTAATGTTTGTAAAATACTCTCAAGGATTCGTAGTAATGCCTGGTGGATTTGGTACACTTGATGAGTTATTCGAAGCAATCACACTTATCCAAACTAAGAAAATAGC is a window of Myroides oncorhynchi DNA encoding:
- a CDS encoding GLPGLI family protein, whose translation is MKKYYIFFVLIIANLTYAQEVEEVEVMRYYYESKVLVDKSENVVREGTAIVDVKEDQSRFMDYASYEKTRWQLTKADNTSKEEIMQKVISYRPVFSWFVITDKNINRFYNKIGRLMNFYKEDRAEIKWDIKADKLKWNNYTVQEATTTYGGREWTVWFTQDIQGQVGPYKFNNLPGFVVKAWDTEEQYSFEFLNSRKVNVIWDVNEVDAYTESSKEKTKKAMSIDANKTFLSDLEGTGITIGGAGQTYLNRKKGNHQNPIERDFNTNI
- a CDS encoding ankyrin repeat domain-containing protein, encoding MAKKKKTLPKNFQELVDSNDIAALKAVFDICEIDARGGYGKTTALSFYGISNELVKWLVENGADIEAVDTYGRSALHIHAGLRRTKQVDVFLELGADVNGIDTYGSSPLHFAAGNGFNAKVVKSLIKKGAIVNVLNSYKETPLTYALRRANNVDLAALVEVSKILLPYTKEITLSMRDDVTRIGENFEFHRENFNPDYLEETDIALRALYNLYSVTPVKRRIMHDGVSKIEVNGTVWEEQYEELWELLVPSKGSAKTVQGEVVRITGKVRDEIYRNGGGNWDANFKKMLDAYLAYLSTEVSLSERDLASVTPMVAGIRKYGNGETRELNYLCELASKWVLKNPMPIPLGEVKYKR
- a CDS encoding energy transducer TonB: MAKNDLFKKDWLDIVFENRNKAYGAYKLRQNSSYTTIISLVAGILLFCAVFVVPSVVSNLFASNDPGVVVIDIPIEPTLLDDEVFIPKDEPEVEIPETKVETVLTSVDEVRFTPLEADHAANITETVATVEELANANPGSETIIGDELGEIPTGENTTSKPEDVFKPEVSGGTDVNDTKVYIGVSHKAEPYGSIGKFNSEFVSKFRTPDMDAGTREIKVIMSFIVEKDGSLTDIKVMRDPGYGVSKEAIRVLKTMSKWKPAMNNDKPVRSQFTLPITIRVQ
- a CDS encoding quinone oxidoreductase family protein — protein: MKAAILHKSGSTPKYGDIDLLFDLKENQQLLNVKAAAVKNLDKARVSGKHYASYREFPTVAGTDGVGELADGTRVYGFGITGMLAEQAIIGDNYTPIPHTLDYVTAAALPNAVLGSAMPLLIRAKLVAGQTVLFNGATGVTGHVAVQIAKHYGAKNIIVTGRNERLLEELRSYGATHLINLKDTDDSIKERLAVIHRETPIDIVIDYLWGKPISLIMEILKGDSITHISHTTKIVTAGDMAGKEISLSSSILRSSAIEILGSGFGSLSPEELIVFNKVILPEMFLLASNHKLHIQTEAHPLESIEEAWNKQLASGTRLVITI
- the uvrA gene encoding excinuclease ABC subunit UvrA; the encoded protein is MSKTEETIEVLGARVHNLKNIDVSIPREKLVVITGLSGSGKSSLAFDTIYAEGQRRYIETFSAYARQFLGGLERPDVDKIDGLSPVIAIEQKTTNKSPRSTVGTITEIYDFMRLLFARAGEAYSYNTGEKMVSYSDEQILDLIISEYQGKRINVLAPVVRARKGHYRELFEQIAKQGFLKVRVDGEILDITSGMRVDRYKTHDIETVIDRVAIDDTEQTKQRLTESIKVAMHYGDDIIMVLEHEGEVARFFSRHLMCPTTGISYSKPEPNNFSFNSPKGACPCCNGLGTINEINMLKIIPDSAISIKAGGLIPLGTEKKSWMFKQLEIIAEKYKFSLNDPIDKIPAEAMNIILNGGQESFSVVSKVAGITKNYKIDFEGILNFIKNQFEESESATIKRWAKEFMDEIDCPECNGTRLKKEALYFKMGDKNIGELIQMDVESLITWFKKLPYQLTEKQVAIGSEVLKEITTRLSFLQDVGLTYLSLNRSSRTLSGGEAQRIRLATQIGSQLVGVLYILDEPSIGLHQRDNERLIKSLESLRDIGNSVLVVEHDKDMIERADYVIDIGPKAGKNGGKIISEGTPAELLKEDTLTANYLNGKLKIAVPKKRRKGNGKTLKLEGATGNNLKNVSIEIPLGTLTCVTGVSGSGKSTLINGTLYPILNTHFFHAVAKPQPYKKIKGLEHIDKVIAIDQSPIGRTPRSNPATYTEVFSDIRNLFAQLPEAAIRGYKPGRFSFNVKGGRCDTCEGSGVRTIEMGFLPDVYVECETCQGKRFNRETLEIRYKGKSISDVLDTTVAEAVGFFENIPKIYRKLKTINEVGLGYITLGQQSTTLSGGEAQRIKLASELSKKDTGNTFYILDEPTTGLHFEDIRVLMEVINKLVEKGNTILIIEHNLDVIKTADYIIDVGYEGGSQGGEIVATGTPEEICKNNKSYTAHFLKEELKN
- a CDS encoding TIGR00730 family Rossman fold protein; translation: MKDAFESEEAKIQEKFKQRSWNEIKTNDSWGIFKIMSEFVNGYEKIGRIGPCVSIFGSARTKTDDPYYKLAEEIAFKVSQAGYGIITGGGPGIMEAGNKGAHLGKGVSVGLNIELPFEQHFNPYIDADKNLQFDYFFVRKVMFVKYSQGFVVMPGGFGTLDELFEAITLIQTKKIAKFPIVLVGSEFWGGLIDWVKSTLLDKYHNISPEDMDLIKIVDSADEVVEVIDAFYKKYNLRPNF